The genomic stretch AGTCAGATTCCAGCATCGATATATACCAAGAATTGTGAAGAATACATGAATAATTAGACAGAATCCAGAATCAATCAATATACCAAATCACCGATAATGAAAAACATGAGCCATATATTACAGGCTACAATTTTGGTTGGAGAACCGCAAAGGAAAATGAATGAAGATCATCCAGACGAAAGGAAAATAACAGAACACAGCACTGCAGCATTCAGCTAATTTCCGATCCAAAAATGAAAATGCTGATGATAAGATGGTAATAGCATCGATTGTTTATGCACTGCAGCATGTCATCATGCAGGCGAACTGACATGCAGAGAGATAACTAGcacaactaataaaaaaaccccCAAGAACTTCCTTTTTGATCCTTAAACCACTTGGTTCCCCATAATAAAAATGGTAAAAAGATCATCTtttcattcaaaaaaaaaagatcatcTTGATCCAACACTACAGTCTACTACTGCTAATGAAACAGCTAAAAGAGAAAAAGGCCAGATTTTATATCATACTGATCTAGAGCCTCCATGTCTTCGTCTTCCATCCCTCTTGCAATGAATCCTGATCGGTGCGTCCATCGCCATCAACCCCAGTAACCGCCATCGACTGCATCTGACTCCCACTCCTCACCGGCCGTAGAATCGCTGCCGTCGTCGGGGTCAGACTCGTACTCATCGTCGCTCGCCATGTCACGGCGGATGTGCTCGCCGAGGCAGCGCGAGAGGAAGGCGTCCACGCACGCGTAGCGCACCTGCCCCCTGGACAGCCTCGGCCCGTCCCACGTGCTGGTGCTGATCCGCCTCGACTTCTCCACACCGCCGCGGACGATCCCCAGTAGCCTGTCCGCCATCTCCGCCATGGACGCGTTGCCCATGCCGGCCGCGCCTTGGAGCTCCAGCGTCGATCCAAGCTCCAGCCCGTGGTGCGCGCGCAGCTTCCGGCAGTCGGACGCCACGCCGTAGACCGCGAACGTGATGCGGGCGTCAGCCAAGAACCGGCGCAGGATCTTGGGCACCACGCCGCCAGCCCGCGCGATCTGGTAGATGAGGCAGCGGTTACCAGAACAGAGCTGCAGCGTCCCCGGCCGCGGCTCGGCgccgccggggagtttgcggaAGGGCGGCGTCCACTGCACGCCCAGGCCGACCGTGAGACCGGCGGCGGAGTGAAGGTTCTGCCTTTGGCGCCACAAAGTCGTGTACAGCCATCGGCGCACGACCCCCGGGCGCGCGGTCACCGTGGTCACCACATGGTAGCCGCCAACGTGCAGGGTGCGACTCGGCACGGCGCTGTTGCGGCCGCGGGCAGCCATGGCGCCTGGTAGGGCCAGGTCCCAGGTGACTTGGGCAACAGATGGGAGGAGGCAAGGAAGATGGGAGTAGAGGTTTACTGGGGAGCGTTTTGAGGTTCATTTACAACTGAGGCGTGGTCATGGGTTTATAGTTATAGGCAAGACAATTCCGGCGTTTTTTTTTCCACATTGATATAGTACAACAAGATGCCTGAAATCAAGGATTGATAGAAGGATCTAGAAGAAGAGAAAGGTGATGTATAGTGCTGGTTTTCTGAATGGTTGGATTTAAGATCTAATGGCTACTATTAagcctgaaaaaaaaaattcaaaa from Sorghum bicolor cultivar BTx623 chromosome 3, Sorghum_bicolor_NCBIv3, whole genome shotgun sequence encodes the following:
- the LOC8084350 gene encoding Werner Syndrome-like exonuclease, with the protein product MAARGRNSAVPSRTLHVGGYHVVTTVTARPGVVRRWLYTTLWRQRQNLHSAAGLTVGLGVQWTPPFRKLPGGAEPRPGTLQLCSGNRCLIYQIARAGGVVPKILRRFLADARITFAVYGVASDCRKLRAHHGLELGSTLELQGAAGMGNASMAEMADRLLGIVRGGVEKSRRISTSTWDGPRLSRGQVRYACVDAFLSRCLGEHIRRDMASDDEYESDPDDGSDSTAGEEWESDAVDGGYWG